The proteins below are encoded in one region of Helianthus annuus cultivar XRQ/B chromosome 2, HanXRQr2.0-SUNRISE, whole genome shotgun sequence:
- the LOC110910835 gene encoding glutathione S-transferase T3-like: MNPFNRGFIPPRSSGNPTRPVAPVPTRPNPFGSGFLDYNQQSPGFMNLLNQPLSWDPNLYGWNPSQNMDGMGSSQAFGSAQAFGSPLREPDVVPETQPEVPDTQPETQKGKGKAKRAHKKKVETNTRTKKNVQTWEPEEEYALTRAFIDVSEDPVIANNQSKTVFWNRVREIFFELMGRGEYRLPDSISGKWTDINKRCTNFQTVYQRLYSGWKSGSSDEDITQEALVEYTEANGHFPYMKCWQILRHSPKWAVVTTPSGRSGNTRPSKRSKTNESGEPETPTSDARNIGLDEDIPDDEPVEELPRPPGRKSRPKKPESSSMSMGTDMSHAFSEINKRLQDIHELGNKRLEENEKVTEIMRDRQWANDFDFYSKPHDHLTGKALKMALAQKERIEKKYNL, from the exons ATGAATCCATTCAACCGGGGCTTCATTCCTCCGCGATCTAGTGGCAATCCTACTCGTCCCGTGGCACCGGTTCCCACTAGACCCAATCCTTTCGGCTCCGGTTTTCTCGACTACAATCAACAAAGTCCCGGGTTCATGAATCTTTTGAACCAACCGCTATCATGGGACCCTAATCTCTACGGGTGGAACCCAAGTCAAAACATGGATGGGATGGGGTCGTCTCAAGCGTTTGGGTCGGCTCAAGCGTTCGGCTCCCCACTACGCGAACCCGATGTTGttccggagacgcaacccgaggTACCGGATACGCAACCGGAGAcgcaaaaaggaaaaggaaaagcaaAACGGGCACATAAAAAGAAAGTTGAAACCAACACCCGAACGAAAAAAAATGTGCAAACGTGGGAGCCCGAAGAGGAGTATGCGTTAACCCGCGCTTTCATCGATGTTTCGGAGGACCCGGTCATag caaacaatcaaagtaaaaCCGTATTTTGGAACCGAGTACGAGAAATCTTTTTCGAGCTCATGGGTAGGGGAGAATACCGCCTACCGGACTCTATATCGGGGAAGTGGACCGATATAAACAAGAGgtgcacaaactttcaaaccgtgTACCAACGCTTGTATTCCGGATGGAAAAGTGGAAGTAGCGATGAAGACATTACGCAAGAGGCATTGGTCGAGTATACGGAGGCTAATGGCCATTTCCCGTACATGAAGTGTTGGCAAATCCTTCGCCATAGCCCCAAATGGGCCGTCGTAACTACTCCTAGTGGTCGTTCGGGAAATACACGGCCATCAAAGAGGTCCAAAACAAACGAGTCCGGTGAACCCGAAACGCCAACCTCCGACGCTCGAAACATCGGCTTGGACGAGGATATTCCGGATGACGAGCCGGTGGAGGAGCTACCAAGACCGCCCGGAAGAAAAAGCCGGCCGAAAAAACCCGAGTCCTCGTCGATGTCTATGGGAACGGATATGAGTCACGCATTTTCGGAGATAAACAAGCGGCTTCAAGACATACACGAACTCGGTAACAAACGTTTGGAGGAGAACGAAAAAGTTACGGAGATTATGCGGGATCGACAATGGGCTAACGACTTTGACTTCTACTCCAAACCGCATGACCACTTAACGGGAAAAGCTTTGAAAATGGCGTTGGCTCAAAAGGAGcggattgaaaaaaaatataatctttga
- the LOC110910844 gene encoding putative receptor-like protein kinase At1g80870, whose protein sequence is MPSRQPAFTHQQSTKHRATFIFIIITVFSSVLILFGVIYLIYYVYYSLIHRSRTSPLNSCPVFLKLRRFTYKELVSATNGFSDDNFIGKGGSGTVYRGILRNGKLVAVKLLDSDSLDADREFQNELRILGGLESQFVVSLLGYCVDKRKRVVVYEYMPNRSLQESLFSDRSLCWNRRFEIILDVSRALEFLHRECDPPVIHGDVKPSNVLLDAEFRAKISDFGLSRLKIEPEFGVDLFSQDLSGTVAGAGTGAGESPAIGTPVESSTEVDFALALQASSSSTPINSKVVCNRLKGLGLGFTDEKGKDVSVSHIQNEFTKYDNDDSCHNFDNNHVRESNSNANDSNSNPVDGRKSCKKQWGKDWWWKQDGSGELSSKDYVQEWIGSQICPTANAEWDDDKNSEKREFDQSPKLNTCNENKTSGHEEHEEHRGWKQHRKMQEWWKEEHLDELTNKRVEKKIKRRFKLKIFRWKRKANRHDHKSEISFRKNSKNTEMYSGDVFSRELSSTTSMRGTLCYVAPEYGGCEYLIEKTDIYSFGVLILVIVSGRRPLHVLASPMKLEKANLISWCRQLAHGGDLLELVDERLKDDYNKPQAILCVNLALACLQKMPELRPDIGDIVKILKGEMELPVVPFEFSPSPPSKLVGRSRSRRKSRTNAD, encoded by the coding sequence ATGCCTTCACGGCAACCTGCTTTTACGCATCAACAATCAACGAAACACAGAGCGACGTTCATCTTCATTATAATAACCGTTTTTTCTTCAGTTTTGATACTGTTTGGAGTTATATACTTGATCTACTACGTATATTACTCGTTGATTCATCGTTCACGTACTAGTCCGCTCAATTCATGTCCTGTGTTCCTAAAACTACGTCGTTTCACCTACAAAGAGCTCGTTTCCGCCACTAACGGCTTCTCCGATGATAACTTCATCGGAAAAGGCGGTTCCGGTACCGTGTACCGCGGTATCCTCCGTAACGGAAAACTCGTTGCGGTTAAACTGCTTGATTCCGATTCGTTAGACGCTGATCGTGAGTTTCAGAACGAGTTAAGGATTCTCGGTGGATTAGAGTCGCAATTTGTTGTTTCGTTGTTAGGTTATTGTGTTGATAAACGGAAACGAGTTGTGGTTTATGAGTACATGCCGAATCGGAGTTTACAAGAGTCGTTGTTTTCCGATCGGAGCTTGTGTTGGAACAGAAGGTTTGAGATTATTCTAGATGTTTCTAGAGCTCTTGAGTTTCTTCACCGTGAGTGTGATCCGCCGGTGATTCACGGCGACGTGAAACCTAGCAATGTTTTGCTTGATGCAGAGTTTCGTGCGAAGATTTCCGATTTCGGATTATCGCGGTTGAAGATTGAGCCGGAGTTCGGTGTTGATTTGTTCAGTCAGGATTTGTCTGGAACAGTTGCAGGAGCCGGTACCGGTGCCGGAGAGTCGCCGGCGATCGGAACTCCGGTGGAGAGTAGTACGGAGGTTGATTTTGCTCTTGCGTTACAAGCTTCTTCGTCTTCTACACCGATAAACAGTAAGGTTGTTTGTAACCGTTTGAAAGGGCTAGGGTTAGGGTTTACGGATGAAAAAGGGAAGGATGTTTCAGTTAGTCACATTCAGAATGAATTCACTAAGTATGATAATGATGATTCATGTCATAATTTTGATAATAATCATGTCAGAGAGTCGAATTCGAATGCGAATGATTCGAATTCGAATCCTGTTGATGGGCGTAAAAGTTGTAAGAAACAATGGGGAAAAGATTGGTGGTGGAAACAGGATGGTAGCGGTGAGCTTTCGTCAAAAGATTATGTTCAGGAATGGATCGGAAGTCAGATCTGTCCGACGGCGAATGCAGAATGGGACGATGATAAAAATTCCGAAAAACgggagtttgatcagtcaccgaAGTTAAACACTTGTAACGAGAACAAAACTTCCGGACATGAAGAACATGAAGAGCATAGAGGGTGGAAACAGCATAGGAAAATGCAAGAGTGGTGGAAGGAAGAACATCTTGATGAACTCACTAATAAGCGGGTCGAAAAGAAGATTAAACGAAGATTCAAACTCAAAATCTTTCGATGGAAACGGAAAGCGAACAGGCATGATCACAAATCGGAGATCAGTTTTAGGAAGAATTCAAAGAACACTGAAATGTATAGTGGCGATGTGTTTAGTCGAGAATTAAGCAGCACGACGAGTATGAGGGGAACACTTTGCTATGTGGCACCGGAATATGGTGGCTGCGAGTACTTGATTGAAAAAACCGACATCTACAGTTTTGGGGTATTGATTCTCGTGATTGTTTCGGGTCGCAGGCCATTACATGTACTTGCTTCGCCGATGAAGCTTGAAAAGGCGAATTTAATAAGCTGGTGCCGCCAACTAGCTCATGGTGGCGATTTACTGGAACTCGTGGACGAGAGACTGAAAGACGATTATAACAAACCTCAAGCGATTTTGTGTGTGAATTTGGCTCTTGCTTGTCTACAAAAGATGCCAGAGTTGCGGCCGGATATCGGGGATATTGTCAAGATTTTGAAAGGGGAAATGGAGCTTCCAGTGGTTCCGTTTGAGTTTTCTCCATCGCCGCCTTCGAAATTGGTTGGAAGATCAAGATCTCGGAGGAAGAGCAGAACGAATGCCGATTAA